In Pseudonocardia sp. C8, one genomic interval encodes:
- a CDS encoding heavy metal translocating P-type ATPase yields the protein MRTALTLPEVRWAGASLLAFLAAVGLDLAGTPAPVVVTAYLACYVLGGWEPAVEGIRALAEKRLDVDLLMVVAAGAAASIGQWFDGGLLIVIFATSGALESVMTARTRASIDALLDLAPETATLVEDGGERQVPAAELVAGQTVVVRPGERIPGDGRVLDGVSEVDTAGLTGEPVPVRRAAGDDVLAGTVNGTGVLRVRALRDAADTVVAGVAAQVERAAETKAHRQLFIEKVEQRYSAIVVAATVALLAVPLLFGAPFEETLLRAIVFMIVASPCAIVLATMPPLLAALAVSGRRGTLVKDVTVLEALAEIDTVVLDKTGTLTSGRPQVVDVTPLGDRSAGDVLALAAAAEEGSEHVLGRAVRRHALERGLDLPAVSGFEAIPGEGVRAVVDGHEVAVGRPELLTEPGERVTALVDAVQDGGRTAVVVLVDSEPAGVVALSDEPRPGAVEAIEEIRRTVGTPEVLTGDAARPARILADRLGLPDVRSGLLPAGKVEVVGERQASGRRVLAVGDGINDAPLLASADVGLVVGEGAGALSLEAADGVLTRDPLGSLAPVVELARRARRIARANLAFAATVIVVLVAWDLIGTLPLVVGVAGHELSTVLVCLNGLRLLVGARRGDRRSRAAAGAVVPAGREPVGAGRR from the coding sequence ATGCGCACCGCACTGACCCTGCCCGAGGTCCGCTGGGCCGGGGCCTCCCTGCTGGCGTTCCTCGCCGCGGTGGGGCTCGACCTCGCCGGCACCCCCGCCCCGGTCGTGGTCACGGCCTACCTCGCCTGCTACGTCCTCGGCGGCTGGGAGCCCGCCGTCGAGGGGATCCGGGCGCTCGCCGAGAAGCGGCTCGACGTCGACCTGCTGATGGTCGTCGCGGCCGGCGCCGCGGCCTCGATCGGCCAGTGGTTCGACGGGGGCCTGCTGATCGTCATCTTCGCGACCTCCGGCGCCCTGGAATCGGTGATGACCGCCCGGACCCGGGCCAGCATCGACGCGCTGCTGGACCTCGCCCCGGAGACCGCCACCCTCGTCGAGGACGGCGGCGAGCGGCAGGTCCCGGCGGCCGAGCTGGTCGCCGGGCAGACCGTCGTCGTCCGGCCCGGCGAGCGGATCCCCGGCGACGGCCGGGTGCTCGACGGCGTGTCCGAGGTGGACACGGCCGGGCTGACCGGGGAGCCGGTGCCGGTCCGGCGGGCGGCGGGCGACGACGTCCTGGCCGGGACCGTCAACGGCACCGGCGTGCTGCGGGTGCGGGCGCTGCGCGACGCCGCGGACACCGTCGTGGCCGGGGTCGCTGCCCAGGTCGAGCGGGCCGCCGAGACCAAGGCGCACCGCCAGCTGTTCATCGAGAAGGTCGAGCAGCGCTACTCCGCGATCGTCGTGGCCGCCACCGTGGCGCTGCTGGCGGTGCCGCTGCTGTTCGGGGCGCCGTTCGAGGAGACGCTGCTCCGCGCGATCGTCTTCATGATCGTCGCGTCGCCGTGCGCGATCGTGCTGGCCACCATGCCGCCGCTGCTCGCGGCACTCGCGGTCTCCGGGCGGCGCGGGACCCTGGTCAAGGACGTCACCGTGCTCGAGGCGCTCGCCGAGATCGACACGGTCGTCCTGGACAAGACCGGCACGCTCACCTCCGGCCGCCCGCAGGTCGTGGACGTGACCCCGCTCGGCGACCGGTCCGCCGGCGACGTCCTCGCGCTGGCGGCCGCGGCCGAGGAGGGCAGCGAGCACGTCCTGGGCCGCGCGGTGCGGCGGCACGCGCTGGAGCGCGGCCTCGACCTGCCCGCCGTGTCCGGGTTCGAGGCGATCCCGGGCGAGGGGGTACGCGCGGTCGTCGACGGCCACGAGGTCGCGGTCGGGCGGCCCGAGCTGCTCACCGAGCCCGGCGAGCGGGTCACCGCGCTGGTCGACGCGGTGCAGGACGGGGGGCGCACGGCCGTCGTCGTGCTGGTGGACTCCGAGCCGGCCGGCGTCGTCGCGCTGTCCGACGAGCCGCGGCCGGGCGCGGTCGAGGCGATCGAGGAGATCCGGCGGACCGTCGGCACGCCGGAGGTCCTCACCGGTGACGCGGCGCGGCCGGCCCGCATCCTCGCCGACCGGCTCGGCCTGCCCGACGTGCGCTCCGGGCTGCTGCCCGCCGGCAAGGTGGAGGTCGTCGGCGAGCGGCAGGCGTCCGGACGGCGGGTGCTGGCCGTCGGGGACGGCATCAACGACGCGCCGCTGCTGGCCTCCGCCGACGTCGGCCTGGTCGTCGGCGAGGGAGCGGGGGCGCTGTCGCTGGAGGCGGCGGACGGCGTCCTCACCCGGGACCCGCTGGGCTCGCTGGCACCGGTGGTCGAGCTCGCCCGGCGGGCCCGCCGGATCGCCCGTGCGAACCTGGCCTTCGCCGCCACGGTGATCGTCGTGCTGGTGGCGTGGGACCTGATCGGGACGTTGCCGCTGGTCGTCGGCGTCGCCGGGCACGAGCTGTCGACCGTGCTGGTCTGCCTGAACGGGCTGCGGCTGCTGGTCGGCGCGCGCCGCGGGGACCGGCGGAGCCGTGCGGCGGCCGGTGCGGTGGTCCCGGCCGGGCGCGAACCGGTCGGAGCGGGCCGCCGGTAG
- a CDS encoding TetR/AcrR family transcriptional regulator — protein MAAAPDTAGPTRREQILAEASRLFARHGFHGVSIAELGAAVGVSGPALYRHFPGKEALLAEMLIDISERLLAGGRARVRHDDPRAALADLVDFHIEFTTREPELIVVQDRDLANLPDEPRRTVRRLQRTYVELWVDTLRRVHPDVPPTDARTVAHGVFGLLNSTPYAPRAEQPPTRGADARAAVLRRMALAALDAAPA, from the coding sequence ATGGCCGCCGCCCCGGACACCGCCGGACCCACCCGGCGCGAGCAGATCCTCGCAGAGGCGTCCCGGCTGTTCGCCAGGCACGGGTTCCACGGGGTGAGCATCGCCGAGCTGGGCGCGGCCGTCGGCGTCAGCGGGCCGGCCCTCTACCGGCACTTTCCCGGAAAGGAGGCGCTGCTCGCGGAGATGCTGATCGACATCAGCGAGCGGCTCCTCGCCGGCGGTCGGGCGCGGGTCCGGCACGACGACCCGCGGGCCGCGCTCGCCGACCTGGTCGACTTCCACATCGAGTTCACCACGCGGGAGCCGGAGCTGATCGTCGTCCAGGACCGGGACCTCGCGAACCTGCCCGACGAGCCGCGGCGCACCGTCCGGCGGCTGCAGCGCACCTACGTCGAGCTGTGGGTGGACACCCTGCGACGGGTCCATCCGGACGTCCCGCCCACCGACGCCCGGACGGTCGCGCACGGCGTGTTCGGGCTGCTCAACTCGACCCCGTACGCCCCGCGGGCGGAGCAGCCGCCGACCCGCGGGGCCGACGCGCGCGCCGCCGTGCTGCGCCGGATGGCGCTGGCCGCCCTGGACGCCGCGCCGGCCTGA
- a CDS encoding HAMP domain-containing sensor histidine kinase, which produces MRSLLRRLRERTGVRAASALAAAAAVAVVLVVAGVALVLVLDQTLKSNTRAALEENARQLGTRVEANFSGTGDPKRNAIDATGKRTDIVQVVTAYSDETNAPDWMVGSNGRQQDVQIIGSSDPLSGQGRIVDWLLAPGETNYQLDVPITFRSGSGQNGVDETTTETMMVVGVGDRAQGRPITIYAAQELGPVHDAVETVGWLVAGGVPVLVLIAGFFTYLFAGSALRPVEQMRARVAGMTDKDLSQRVPEPAARDEVGRLARTMNQMLGRLESSQATQRRFVADASHELRSPLATVSTGLELLGTGMPEGSADRATVDTLRGETTRLTGLVEGLLFLARADERGLVPRREEVDLDEIAEAERVRPSGETAVAVRVTTEPVRVVGDRGQLVRVVRNLVDNAKRHARSTVAVSVRAADGVAVIDVDDDGNGVPEADRSRVFERFVRLDEARSRGDGGSGLGLSIVSELVAAHGGTVAALESPELGGARFRVTVPATAPDPDGAGNRAPAAVDGAPVDEPRPAAGAGQSPAGADDAAAAGLDGSRGPAVSASRGSQGSVAPGPDEPRGSILPGSDGSRGSAVSGSEGSRGSALPGSDRTGGPAVAGPDGSREPAAPDRNWWAEPPAPGPNGSGVPAAPGQAGGPAHRPDLGRSSTVADHEGGGPARPPNRRPDPSTGPLPIRPDTVGSPYDENATRPIPVSGARAARHGTAVANRERTGEQPTRPTAAGRPPVPRGHGRT; this is translated from the coding sequence GTGAGGAGCCTCCTGCGCCGGCTGCGCGAACGCACGGGCGTCCGCGCGGCGTCGGCGCTCGCCGCGGCGGCCGCCGTCGCGGTCGTGCTCGTCGTCGCCGGGGTCGCGCTCGTGCTCGTGCTCGACCAGACGCTCAAGAGCAACACCCGCGCCGCGCTCGAGGAGAACGCCCGGCAGCTCGGCACCCGGGTCGAGGCCAACTTCTCGGGCACCGGCGACCCCAAGCGCAACGCGATCGACGCGACCGGCAAGCGCACCGACATCGTCCAGGTCGTCACCGCCTACAGCGACGAGACCAACGCGCCGGACTGGATGGTCGGCTCCAACGGGAGGCAGCAGGACGTCCAGATCATCGGATCGTCGGACCCGCTGAGCGGCCAGGGCCGGATCGTGGACTGGCTGCTGGCGCCCGGGGAGACGAACTACCAGCTCGACGTCCCGATCACGTTCCGCAGCGGCTCGGGGCAGAACGGCGTGGACGAGACCACGACCGAGACCATGATGGTCGTCGGCGTCGGTGACCGGGCCCAGGGCCGTCCGATCACGATCTACGCCGCGCAGGAGCTCGGGCCAGTGCACGACGCCGTCGAGACCGTCGGCTGGCTGGTCGCAGGCGGCGTCCCGGTCCTCGTCCTGATCGCCGGGTTCTTCACCTACCTGTTCGCCGGGAGCGCGCTGCGCCCGGTCGAGCAGATGCGCGCCCGGGTCGCGGGCATGACCGACAAGGACCTCTCCCAGCGGGTGCCCGAGCCTGCGGCCCGCGACGAGGTCGGGCGCCTGGCCCGGACGATGAACCAGATGCTCGGCAGGCTCGAGTCGTCCCAGGCCACCCAGCGCCGGTTCGTCGCCGACGCCAGCCACGAGCTGCGCAGCCCGCTCGCGACCGTGTCCACCGGCCTCGAGCTGCTCGGTACCGGGATGCCGGAAGGGTCCGCGGACCGCGCGACCGTCGACACGCTGCGCGGCGAGACGACCCGGCTGACCGGCCTCGTCGAGGGGCTGCTGTTCCTGGCCCGGGCCGACGAGCGGGGGCTCGTACCGCGCCGGGAGGAGGTCGACCTCGACGAGATCGCCGAGGCCGAGCGGGTCCGCCCGTCGGGCGAGACGGCCGTCGCCGTGCGGGTGACGACCGAGCCGGTGCGGGTCGTCGGCGACCGTGGCCAGCTGGTCCGCGTCGTGCGGAACCTGGTGGACAACGCCAAGCGGCACGCGCGGTCGACCGTCGCCGTGTCGGTGCGGGCCGCGGACGGCGTCGCGGTGATCGACGTCGACGACGACGGCAACGGCGTCCCCGAGGCCGACCGGAGCCGGGTGTTCGAGCGGTTCGTGCGGCTCGACGAGGCCCGCTCGCGCGGTGACGGCGGTTCCGGGCTGGGACTGTCGATCGTGTCCGAGCTGGTCGCCGCGCACGGCGGCACCGTGGCTGCCCTCGAGTCGCCGGAGCTCGGGGGCGCCCGGTTCCGGGTGACCGTGCCGGCCACGGCACCGGATCCGGACGGCGCCGGGAACCGGGCGCCGGCCGCCGTGGACGGGGCGCCGGTGGACGAGCCCCGCCCGGCCGCCGGGGCCGGGCAGTCCCCGGCCGGAGCGGACGACGCGGCCGCGGCCGGGCTGGACGGGTCGCGAGGGCCGGCGGTGTCCGCTTCGCGCGGGTCGCAGGGCTCGGTCGCGCCCGGTCCGGACGAGCCGCGGGGATCGATCCTGCCCGGCTCCGACGGCTCTCGGGGGTCGGCGGTGTCCGGCTCGGAGGGGTCTCGGGGGTCGGCGCTGCCCGGCTCGGACAGGACCGGGGGACCGGCCGTGGCCGGCCCGGACGGCTCGCGGGAACCGGCTGCGCCCGATCGGAACTGGTGGGCGGAACCGCCCGCCCCCGGCCCGAACGGTTCGGGGGTACCGGCCGCGCCCGGCCAGGCGGGCGGACCCGCGCACCGGCCCGACCTCGGCCGGTCGTCGACGGTCGCCGACCACGAGGGCGGCGGGCCGGCGCGCCCCCCGAACCGCAGGCCGGACCCCTCGACCGGTCCGCTGCCGATCCGCCCCGACACGGTCGGCAGCCCGTACGACGAGAACGCCACCCGCCCGATACCGGTCTCCGGTGCCCGGGCGGCCCGCCACGGCACCGCCGTCGCGAACCGGGAACGCACCGGTGAGCAACCGACCCGCCCCACCGCGGCCGGTCGCCCGCCGGTGCCCCGCGGCCACGGCAGGACCTGA